The Candidatus Manganitrophus noduliformans genome window below encodes:
- the vapC gene encoding type II toxin-antitoxin system VapC family toxin yields MYLIDTSLWIHALRPRGNKTIQEKLRPLILAGNAAITHWIVLELMTGIRSGEEQKSLNTFLEPLPLLQAEDACWTIAWELAAHLRKKGLTPSAADSLIAAVAIKNEIPLIHIDQDFTGIAEHSRLKAINWIEYL; encoded by the coding sequence ATGTATCTTATCGATACCTCGTTATGGATCCACGCATTACGACCCCGTGGGAATAAAACGATCCAGGAAAAACTGCGTCCTCTCATCTTGGCGGGGAATGCGGCCATCACTCACTGGATCGTTTTGGAGCTGATGACCGGAATCCGGTCTGGGGAAGAACAGAAAAGCTTAAACACCTTTCTGGAGCCGCTTCCGCTCCTTCAGGCCGAAGACGCCTGCTGGACGATAGCCTGGGAATTAGCGGCCCATTTGAGGAAAAAAGGTCTCACCCCCTCGGCTGCGGACAGTCTCATCGCAGCCGTTGCTATTAAAAATGAAATTCCTCTCATTCATATCGATCAAGATTTTACCGGAATCGCAGAGCATAGCAGACTCAAAGCAATAAACTGGATCGAGTATCTATAA
- a CDS encoding DUF2493 domain-containing protein — protein sequence MRTIIAGSRTINDSLLVEQAVRESGFRITEVLSGGARGVDCLGEEWARRNGVPVRHFPADWERYGKRAGYVRNEEMADRAEALISVWDGRSPGTGQMIEIAKRKGLKVFVLTPNGKATQRSVSGKIVYDRAFSPDSGGGEARAVIVDDSDDDHIAFRFGITEHSGGGREVVTFQEKIREECVGVPNPVRRTLWQNLYRQAREELEREIRIATDPHYDLPEREVY from the coding sequence ATGAGGACGATCATCGCAGGATCGAGAACGATCAACGATTCCCTTCTTGTCGAGCAAGCGGTCCGCGAGAGCGGCTTCAGGATCACCGAGGTTCTCTCCGGAGGCGCGCGGGGTGTCGATTGTCTTGGGGAGGAATGGGCGCGGCGCAACGGCGTTCCGGTCAGGCATTTCCCTGCGGACTGGGAGCGCTACGGAAAACGGGCTGGGTATGTTCGAAATGAGGAGATGGCCGATCGCGCAGAGGCGTTGATTTCCGTATGGGACGGCCGTAGCCCCGGGACAGGACAGATGATCGAGATCGCCAAGAGAAAAGGGTTGAAGGTGTTTGTTCTCACCCCGAATGGGAAGGCGACTCAAAGGTCTGTATCCGGAAAGATCGTCTACGACAGGGCCTTCTCTCCGGATTCCGGGGGTGGTGAGGCCCGGGCCGTGATCGTCGATGACTCGGACGACGATCATATCGCGTTCCGGTTCGGGATCACCGAGCATTCAGGCGGGGGCAGAGAGGTCGTCACCTTTCAGGAGAAGATCCGGGAGGAATGCGTCGGTGTCCCAAATCCCGTCCGCCGGACCCTCTGGCAGAATCTCTACCGGCAGGCCAGGGAGGAGTTGGAGCGGGAGATCCGGATCGCGACCGATCCCCATTACGACCTTCCGGAGCGGGAGGTCTATTAG
- a CDS encoding DEAD/DEAH box helicase family protein, which yields MKKLTLSRFLENYKEAIRGHVIDQFRPLYTPADRKEYADRLSTLKRKPFAAQIDAIAGLTMALRRQRAAFLVGEMGVGKTAVSIAVAYLLGMKNVLVLCPPHLVQKWEKEIKMTLPCCEVIQVRSITGLCKSYQNPASKPRFFILSRERAKLSYRWKPAVLSLKRILLVEEEGRTKRAALSILACPACFAEVKDRDGIPFSLDQLGRRKEKCLSCGGPLWEADRTGVRRYAIADFIKQKMKGCFELFIADELHELKAKGSAQGLAAAALAGSAKKVLALTGTLFGGYSTTLFHLLYRFTPEVKKAFRHNDEGRWASRYGILERITKFEEGHSEDGAVSRRRRYHTRVVERPGISPEVIFHLIDKGVFLRLSDLSVRLPLYQEEVLLSEMEPAQKEAYKRLALDLIQALKEQLASGNKSLLGIYLQALLSYPDQPFRGETVIDKETGEIVARAPALPEEMIYPKEHRLIDLVRKELSQCRKVLLYVTHTERRDITGRLERLLTTEGFSVSVLKSHTVSPEQREGWIAEKLRGGLQVLISQPRNVSTGLDLIDFPTILFYEPEYSVYTLRQAGRRSWRIGQHHPVKVYFMAYQETLQEKGLRLIAAKVRSALAVEGELVDAGLSSFQEDQDFFLQLARSIVGEEEVPEGGFEEGIAHPLDWDQPFDPDALPEEMQAPIPVAAAMPEQDGTGHQNGTGINGNSMKVTPLPSEVPVAPPVPCLVPARQAPLFTGVENPEQLALF from the coding sequence ATGAAGAAGCTGACGCTCAGCCGGTTCCTTGAAAATTACAAGGAGGCGATCCGGGGCCATGTGATTGATCAGTTCCGGCCGCTCTACACCCCGGCAGACCGGAAGGAGTATGCCGACCGACTGTCCACGCTCAAGCGGAAACCCTTCGCCGCTCAGATCGATGCGATCGCGGGGTTAACGATGGCGCTCAGAAGGCAGCGGGCCGCCTTTCTGGTGGGGGAGATGGGGGTTGGGAAGACGGCGGTCTCTATCGCGGTCGCCTACCTGCTCGGCATGAAAAATGTCCTCGTCCTCTGCCCGCCGCACCTGGTTCAGAAATGGGAGAAGGAGATCAAGATGACCCTCCCCTGCTGCGAGGTCATCCAGGTCCGGTCCATCACCGGCCTCTGTAAGAGTTACCAGAATCCCGCCTCCAAACCCCGCTTCTTCATCCTCAGCCGGGAGCGGGCCAAACTCTCCTATCGGTGGAAGCCGGCGGTCCTTTCCCTGAAGAGAATCCTCCTGGTGGAGGAAGAAGGGAGGACGAAGCGGGCCGCTCTCTCCATCCTCGCCTGTCCCGCCTGCTTTGCCGAGGTAAAGGACCGGGATGGAATTCCGTTTTCCCTGGATCAACTCGGCAGACGGAAGGAGAAGTGTCTCTCCTGCGGCGGCCCCCTCTGGGAGGCGGACCGGACCGGGGTGCGCCGCTATGCCATCGCCGATTTCATCAAGCAGAAGATGAAGGGTTGCTTTGAACTATTTATTGCAGACGAACTGCACGAGCTGAAAGCGAAGGGAAGCGCCCAAGGTCTCGCGGCGGCGGCGCTGGCGGGGTCTGCAAAGAAAGTCCTGGCGCTCACGGGGACCCTCTTCGGAGGATATTCGACGACCCTTTTTCATCTTCTCTACCGCTTCACGCCGGAGGTGAAAAAGGCGTTCCGGCACAACGATGAAGGGCGATGGGCCTCCCGCTACGGGATCCTGGAGCGGATCACGAAGTTCGAGGAGGGTCACAGCGAAGATGGCGCCGTCAGCCGGAGACGACGCTATCACACGCGTGTGGTCGAGCGGCCCGGCATCTCCCCGGAGGTGATCTTCCACCTGATCGACAAGGGGGTCTTCCTCCGTTTAAGCGACCTTTCGGTTCGGCTTCCACTTTATCAGGAAGAAGTTCTTCTTTCGGAGATGGAGCCGGCGCAGAAGGAAGCCTACAAACGACTTGCCCTGGATCTGATCCAAGCGCTGAAGGAGCAGCTGGCCAGTGGGAACAAATCGCTCCTGGGGATCTACCTGCAGGCGCTCCTCTCCTACCCCGATCAACCCTTCCGGGGAGAGACTGTCATCGATAAAGAGACCGGCGAGATCGTCGCCCGCGCCCCCGCCCTGCCAGAGGAGATGATCTACCCCAAGGAGCATCGGCTGATCGATCTGGTCAGGAAAGAACTCTCTCAATGCCGGAAGGTCCTCTTGTACGTGACCCATACCGAGAGGCGGGATATTACGGGGCGACTGGAGCGGCTTCTTACAACTGAAGGCTTCTCCGTCTCTGTCCTCAAGAGCCACACGGTCTCACCGGAGCAGCGGGAGGGATGGATCGCGGAAAAACTCAGAGGGGGTCTTCAGGTCCTGATCAGCCAACCCCGAAATGTGAGCACCGGGTTGGATCTGATCGACTTTCCGACGATCCTCTTCTATGAACCGGAGTACAGCGTCTACACCCTGCGGCAGGCCGGAAGACGGTCGTGGCGGATCGGCCAGCATCATCCGGTGAAGGTCTATTTCATGGCCTATCAGGAGACCCTTCAGGAGAAGGGGCTGCGGCTGATCGCCGCGAAGGTCCGCTCGGCGCTTGCGGTGGAGGGGGAGCTGGTCGATGCGGGGCTTTCGAGTTTCCAGGAGGATCAGGACTTCTTCCTGCAGCTGGCCCGCTCCATCGTGGGAGAGGAAGAAGTTCCGGAGGGTGGATTTGAAGAGGGGATAGCCCATCCGCTCGATTGGGACCAGCCGTTCGACCCTGACGCGCTTCCGGAAGAGATGCAGGCGCCGATCCCCGTCGCCGCTGCCATGCCGGAACAGGATGGAACAGGGCATCAGAATGGAACGGGGATCAACGGAAATAGCATGAAGGTTACTCCATTGCCGTCTGAGGTTCCTGTCGCCCCGCCTGTTCCCTGCCTTGTTCCCGCGAGACAAGCCCCGCTCTTTACCGGCGTTGAAAATCCCGAGCAGCTTGCTCTGTTTTAA
- a CDS encoding single-stranded DNA-binding protein, whose amino-acid sequence MDYCKIILHGRLTQDPEIRYTPTGAAVASFSVAINRKYRKGEEGKLEEAVTFVPVRSFGKAAEQAGEHLAKGRAVLVDGELRSSEWKGEGGETRRRLYVAAQKIIYLGKANGKPVDQEKTGGAADSDDIPF is encoded by the coding sequence ATGGATTACTGCAAGATTATTCTGCATGGGCGACTGACACAGGACCCGGAGATCCGCTACACCCCCACGGGTGCTGCGGTGGCGAGCTTCTCCGTGGCGATCAACCGGAAGTACCGGAAGGGAGAGGAAGGGAAGCTGGAAGAGGCGGTGACCTTTGTCCCCGTCCGCTCCTTCGGAAAAGCGGCCGAGCAGGCGGGAGAGCACCTCGCAAAGGGAAGGGCGGTCCTGGTCGACGGGGAGCTTCGCTCCTCCGAGTGGAAGGGAGAAGGCGGAGAGACCCGCCGGAGGCTCTACGTGGCCGCGCAGAAGATCATCTATCTGGGGAAGGCCAACGGAAAGCCCGTGGACCAAGAGAAAACCGGGGGCGCCGCCGATTCGGACGATATTCCGTTCTGA
- a CDS encoding DUF6094 domain-containing protein — translation MRLAGRAKAGFYPTPPSVVEQITGWIKASPEPIERPGLLRILDPCCGLGDPLERIAAHTGAESYGIELDRNRAAISREKLSSVLRADALTARVSAESFSFLFLNPPYDQDERRRLEHQFLVHSTPWLVPRGLLVYIIPQGRYPTVTLRYLAAWYEGIRLFRFPDEEYGRFRQTVLFAVKKSRAAPDPSLMEEVRQRAQGVLPALPLPDEPVYSLPAVSKETRFLFRSGEVGPEEALPEIDPHGVWRMPEVAENLEPGKSRETVRPLMPLRQGHLAQLIAAGFINNQVLEKDGKRLLIKGRTVKSAVKLPAEDENTEIERDVIRTTITALDEKGRWIEIGEGE, via the coding sequence ATGAGACTTGCGGGCAGAGCCAAAGCAGGGTTTTATCCGACGCCGCCGTCGGTCGTTGAGCAGATCACCGGCTGGATCAAGGCGTCTCCTGAACCTATCGAACGACCCGGTCTTCTGAGGATCCTCGATCCCTGCTGCGGTCTTGGGGATCCGCTGGAGCGGATCGCGGCGCATACCGGCGCCGAATCATACGGCATCGAGCTCGACCGGAACCGGGCGGCGATCTCTCGGGAGAAACTCTCTTCCGTCCTCCGGGCCGACGCCCTGACCGCCCGCGTCTCCGCAGAATCCTTCTCGTTCCTCTTTCTCAATCCTCCCTACGATCAGGACGAGAGACGCCGCCTGGAGCACCAGTTTCTCGTCCATTCGACCCCCTGGCTGGTCCCGAGAGGACTTCTGGTCTACATCATCCCGCAAGGTCGCTATCCCACAGTCACGCTCCGGTATCTGGCAGCCTGGTATGAGGGGATCCGGCTCTTCCGCTTTCCCGATGAAGAGTATGGGCGGTTCAGGCAGACGGTTCTCTTTGCGGTGAAGAAGTCCCGGGCAGCGCCTGATCCGAGCCTGATGGAGGAAGTAAGGCAAAGAGCGCAGGGGGTGTTGCCTGCGCTTCCCCTGCCGGATGAGCCGGTCTATTCCCTCCCGGCTGTTTCCAAGGAAACCCGCTTTCTCTTCCGGTCGGGAGAGGTCGGTCCGGAAGAGGCCCTTCCCGAGATCGACCCTCACGGCGTCTGGCGGATGCCGGAGGTGGCCGAGAACCTGGAACCCGGAAAGAGCCGGGAGACCGTCCGTCCGCTGATGCCGCTTCGCCAGGGGCATCTCGCCCAGCTGATCGCGGCCGGTTTCATCAACAACCAGGTTCTGGAGAAAGATGGAAAGCGTCTTCTGATCAAAGGAAGAACGGTGAAGAGCGCCGTCAAGCTCCCCGCCGAAGATGAGAACACGGAGATCGAGCGGGACGTCATCCGGACGACCATCACGGCCCTGGATGAGAAGGGAAGATGGATCGAGATCGGAGAGGGAGAATGA
- a CDS encoding ATP-dependent helicase, with product MKNEAKIFSGAPSEEGTAISEILSGLNAPQREVALHGEGPLLVLAVAGSGKTRAIAHRAACLVKERDVSPSQILCLTFTNKAAGEMRERIGKLLGGPPTGLTVATFHALGARLLRVHHALIERSARFSIYDEEDAARVIREAAKERGAEGTWEVFRADIGRLKNLGVLPGDNPASVWGEYDRESRDLTLLREVYSRYEEKLSRYDALDFNDLLLKALLLLERRPEVLSHLRRRCRYLLVDEYQDTCPLQERLLNLLAAPSYNLCAVGDDDQAIYTFRHADVTGILTFESRYPGARVIRMEENYRSGGKIIEVAGQVIAGNRRRQPKSIHTRNPSGLPVEAVGFPSEEEEAAWIGEKIEELKSGGIPFGEIAILCRVASLFRPLEKELARKLIPYLLVDGLAFWERREVKDIMAYLRFIHNPLDYLSFKRIANVPPRGLGKRTLQQIEVRLRDAGASLPRILEEAASPKLRPFLELIESLRSETRSVSGQIEALLDRTGYEGYLSKTCPDAERRMGRLIQLQAIAKRFEQDPEGDPSDIGSLLSEFLLEAGLSSAGQAGEGRPDQVHLMTVHAAKGLEFRGVFVIGLEEGVLPHARCRDNPEEERRLFYVAVTRAKERLFLSWSTRRNIQGREMHLSLSSFMREILSQKGGAWRMSPAYRKAEEAVIFHRPGLRQKAATS from the coding sequence ATGAAGAACGAAGCGAAGATTTTTTCCGGAGCCCCCTCCGAGGAGGGGACGGCCATATCGGAGATCCTCTCCGGCCTGAATGCCCCCCAGCGGGAAGTGGCGCTCCATGGCGAGGGGCCGCTGCTGGTTCTGGCGGTGGCCGGTTCGGGGAAAACGAGGGCGATCGCCCACCGGGCGGCCTGTCTGGTCAAAGAGCGCGACGTTTCTCCTTCGCAGATTCTCTGTCTCACCTTCACCAACAAGGCGGCGGGGGAGATGCGTGAGCGGATCGGAAAGCTGCTGGGGGGCCCGCCCACCGGTCTGACCGTCGCCACCTTTCACGCGCTCGGCGCCCGGCTGCTGCGGGTCCACCACGCCCTGATCGAAAGAAGCGCCCGCTTCTCGATCTACGATGAGGAGGACGCCGCCCGGGTGATCCGGGAGGCGGCGAAGGAGCGGGGGGCGGAAGGGACCTGGGAGGTGTTTCGGGCCGACATCGGCCGTCTCAAAAATCTCGGAGTCCTGCCGGGGGACAATCCCGCGTCGGTCTGGGGTGAGTACGACCGCGAGAGCCGCGATCTGACGCTGCTGCGGGAGGTCTACTCACGCTACGAGGAGAAGCTCTCCCGCTACGACGCCCTCGACTTCAACGACCTGCTGCTGAAGGCGCTCCTGCTCCTTGAGCGGCGTCCGGAGGTCTTGAGTCATCTCCGCCGCCGCTGCCGTTATCTCCTGGTGGACGAGTACCAGGACACCTGTCCCCTTCAGGAGAGGCTGCTCAATCTTCTTGCGGCTCCCTCTTACAATCTCTGCGCCGTGGGGGATGACGACCAGGCGATCTACACCTTCCGCCATGCCGATGTGACCGGGATCCTGACCTTCGAGTCCCGCTATCCGGGGGCCCGGGTCATCCGGATGGAGGAGAACTACCGCTCCGGCGGAAAGATCATCGAGGTGGCTGGGCAGGTGATCGCCGGAAACCGCCGGCGCCAGCCGAAATCGATCCACACCCGGAATCCTTCCGGTCTGCCGGTGGAGGCGGTCGGCTTCCCCTCGGAGGAGGAAGAGGCGGCTTGGATCGGCGAGAAGATTGAGGAGCTGAAATCCGGAGGGATCCCTTTCGGAGAGATCGCTATACTCTGCCGGGTCGCCTCTCTCTTCCGCCCTCTGGAGAAGGAGCTTGCCCGGAAGCTGATCCCCTATCTCCTGGTCGACGGCCTCGCCTTCTGGGAGCGGCGGGAGGTCAAGGACATCATGGCGTATCTCCGGTTCATCCACAATCCGCTCGACTATCTCAGCTTCAAGCGGATCGCCAACGTCCCGCCCCGGGGTCTGGGGAAGAGGACGCTCCAGCAGATCGAAGTACGGCTGAGGGATGCTGGCGCGTCTCTTCCCAGGATTCTGGAGGAGGCCGCCTCCCCCAAACTCCGTCCGTTCCTGGAACTGATCGAATCGCTCCGGAGCGAAACCCGTTCGGTCAGCGGCCAGATCGAGGCGCTTCTCGACCGGACCGGGTATGAGGGATATCTGAGCAAAACCTGTCCTGATGCGGAGCGCCGGATGGGCCGCCTGATCCAGCTTCAGGCCATCGCAAAGCGGTTCGAGCAGGATCCAGAGGGAGATCCTTCCGACATCGGATCACTCCTTTCGGAATTCCTCTTGGAAGCGGGTCTTTCCTCTGCCGGTCAGGCGGGGGAAGGCCGTCCCGATCAGGTCCATCTGATGACGGTCCATGCCGCCAAAGGTTTGGAATTCAGGGGGGTGTTCGTGATCGGCCTGGAGGAGGGGGTTCTCCCGCACGCCCGCTGCCGGGACAACCCGGAGGAGGAGCGGCGGCTCTTCTACGTCGCGGTGACCCGGGCGAAAGAGCGGTTATTTCTTTCCTGGTCTACCCGCCGGAATATCCAGGGGCGGGAGATGCATCTTTCCCTCTCCTCTTTTATGAGGGAGATCCTTTCGCAAAAGGGAGGGGCCTGGAGGATGTCCCCTGCGTACCGGAAGGCGGAGGAGGCCGTGATCTTCCATCGCCCCGGTCTCAGGCAGAAAGCCGCCACCTCGTGA
- a CDS encoding ribonuclease HI family protein — MEQRNQMDQTVCLRRRERRPPATIKSALSEIAPSRSSDCIEVWYDGCCEPVNPGGNAACGIVIKRGGQVLWQESRYIGSGPAMSNNVAEYGGMIAALEYLIEKGLTHFPVVLHGDSMLSVRQMTGEWRIKGGRYLPYYLKAKELARQFSDITFLWIPREENAEADTLSKAVLKEQGIRFRIQKEENGVGGRRP, encoded by the coding sequence ATGGAGCAGAGGAATCAAATGGATCAGACGGTTTGTCTTCGACGAAGGGAGAGGAGACCTCCGGCTACTATCAAATCTGCCCTTTCTGAAATTGCCCCGAGTCGATCTTCCGATTGCATCGAAGTCTGGTACGACGGATGCTGCGAGCCGGTCAATCCGGGTGGCAATGCCGCCTGTGGGATCGTGATCAAGCGGGGCGGCCAGGTCCTCTGGCAGGAATCCCGCTACATTGGAAGTGGCCCTGCAATGTCGAACAACGTCGCCGAGTACGGCGGGATGATCGCCGCGCTGGAGTATCTGATCGAAAAAGGGCTGACCCATTTCCCGGTGGTCTTGCATGGAGACAGCATGCTGTCGGTCCGTCAGATGACCGGGGAGTGGCGGATCAAGGGAGGACGCTATCTCCCCTACTACCTGAAGGCGAAGGAACTGGCCCGGCAGTTTTCGGACATCACCTTTCTCTGGATTCCGAGGGAGGAGAATGCCGAAGCCGACACGCTCTCCAAGGCCGTCCTGAAAGAGCAGGGAATCCGGTTCCGCATCCAGAAGGAGGAGAACGGCGTCGGAGGGAGGAGACCATGA
- a CDS encoding JAB domain-containing protein, protein MYSPRIDEELIPTLYRLAKEKKIPMTRLVNGMLRSALEEDPSELPPAVCQEKGAGGISERGADRPGSEESCGPPLVHEKRGISVVRIQMIREGRFPGHPGPVRNSSDAAGILRSYLAGADREYFVVLLLDQKHRINGLNLVSVGTLTMALVHPREVFKPAVLANAALILGHNHPSGDPEPSCEDRELTRRLVSAGELLGIDVLDHIVIGEREHVSFADRGMIPPRGRTLGSTVTSFKEKR, encoded by the coding sequence ATGTACAGCCCCAGGATCGATGAGGAACTGATCCCCACCCTCTACCGGCTGGCGAAGGAGAAGAAGATCCCGATGACCCGGCTGGTCAACGGGATGCTGCGGTCCGCCCTTGAAGAAGACCCCAGCGAACTGCCCCCAGCGGTCTGTCAGGAGAAAGGGGCCGGCGGTATCTCTGAGAGAGGGGCAGACCGTCCCGGATCGGAGGAATCGTGCGGCCCTCCCCTTGTCCACGAAAAAAGAGGTATTTCCGTGGTCCGGATTCAGATGATCCGGGAGGGACGCTTCCCAGGCCATCCGGGTCCGGTCAGAAATTCATCCGATGCGGCGGGGATTCTCCGATCCTACCTGGCCGGCGCCGACCGAGAATACTTCGTGGTCCTCCTCCTCGATCAAAAACACCGGATCAACGGGCTCAATCTGGTTTCGGTGGGGACGCTGACCATGGCTTTGGTGCATCCCAGAGAAGTATTCAAGCCGGCAGTCCTGGCGAATGCGGCGCTGATATTGGGACACAATCACCCCTCGGGCGACCCTGAGCCGAGTTGTGAGGATCGGGAGCTGACCCGCCGACTTGTCTCGGCGGGGGAACTCCTGGGGATCGATGTTCTCGACCACATCGTCATCGGGGAGCGGGAGCATGTCAGCTTTGCCGACCGGGGGATGATCCCGCCCCGGGGACGAACGCTCGGAAGTACGGTGACCTCGTTCAAGGAGAAGCGATGA
- a CDS encoding OB-fold nucleic acid binding domain-containing protein — protein sequence MIPAFSPDPADEDREVVVEGEVIWVVETKGLLTRVRTEEGIVEVRIFHPTDLHRRYLERGAEIRLIGQPRRRYGRPCFIHPRIVLQPSQGRF from the coding sequence ATGATCCCCGCGTTCTCCCCCGACCCAGCCGATGAAGACCGGGAAGTCGTGGTTGAAGGGGAGGTGATCTGGGTCGTTGAGACAAAGGGGCTTCTGACCCGCGTCCGAACCGAGGAAGGGATCGTCGAAGTCCGGATCTTTCATCCGACCGACCTTCACCGGCGGTATCTGGAACGGGGGGCCGAAATTCGGTTGATTGGACAGCCGCGCCGCCGATACGGCCGGCCCTGCTTCATCCATCCCCGGATCGTCCTCCAACCGTCGCAGGGAAGATTTTAA
- a CDS encoding RecB family exonuclease, translating to MTLSHSRVNRYDFCPRSYRYYYIDGWRPKTKKPALLFGDAVDQALQAFFRAGEDPASAFEGVWEKLKDSPVAWGKRNTWEGFLEIGKRLLERFLAEEASRFSEVAPENVQRRLTADLEGLTVIGYPDLYCKVDGLLTLVDFKTAASPYDTEEVALNEQLTAYWWLLSASGLPVERVAFCVLLKLKEPKIGWHFSTRSEGEVAEYLEKLRIVAADVERGRFPRKSASCGFMGGCDFKPLCLGNEEKIQMTLCLPKEISEEEIVI from the coding sequence ATGACCCTCTCTCACAGCCGGGTGAACCGGTATGACTTCTGCCCCCGATCCTACCGCTACTACTATATCGACGGCTGGAGGCCGAAGACCAAGAAGCCTGCGCTTCTCTTCGGCGATGCGGTCGATCAGGCGCTCCAGGCCTTCTTCAGGGCCGGGGAAGATCCGGCGTCGGCCTTTGAGGGAGTTTGGGAAAAACTCAAAGACTCTCCCGTGGCGTGGGGAAAACGGAATACTTGGGAGGGCTTCCTTGAGATCGGAAAGAGGCTGCTCGAACGCTTTCTCGCAGAAGAAGCCTCCCGGTTTTCGGAGGTGGCTCCGGAGAATGTCCAGCGAAGACTGACAGCCGACCTGGAGGGCCTGACCGTCATCGGCTATCCCGACCTCTACTGCAAGGTCGATGGCCTTCTCACCCTGGTCGACTTCAAGACCGCCGCTTCTCCCTATGACACGGAGGAGGTCGCGCTCAATGAGCAGCTCACCGCCTACTGGTGGCTTCTTTCGGCCAGCGGCCTTCCCGTAGAGCGGGTCGCCTTCTGTGTCCTGCTGAAACTCAAGGAACCGAAGATCGGATGGCACTTTTCGACCCGAAGCGAGGGGGAGGTTGCGGAATATCTGGAGAAGCTTCGGATCGTTGCGGCCGATGTCGAGAGAGGAAGGTTCCCCAGGAAGAGCGCCTCCTGCGGGTTTATGGGCGGCTGCGACTTCAAACCGCTCTGCCTGGGAAATGAGGAGAAGATCCAGATGACCCTCTGCCTGCCGAAGGAGATCTCTGAGGAAGAGATCGTCATCTGA